A stretch of Oncorhynchus gorbuscha isolate QuinsamMale2020 ecotype Even-year linkage group LG24, OgorEven_v1.0, whole genome shotgun sequence DNA encodes these proteins:
- the LOC124013086 gene encoding flotillin-1-like isoform X2, which yields MFYTCGPNEAMVVSGCLRSPPVMIAGGRVFVLPCFQKIQRISLNILTLSVKSEKVYTRRGVPISVTGIAQMKIQGQNKEMLAAACQMFMGKSEGEIAQIALETLEGHQRAIIAHLTVEEIYRDRKKFSEEVFKVASSDLFNMGISVVSYTLKDVHDDQDYLHSLGKSRTAQVQKDARIGEAQFKRDAVIREAHAKQEKISAQHVNEIQMAMAQRDYELKKASYDIEVNTKKAESEMAYQLQVAKTKQLIEEEKMQVQVVERSQQIMLQQQEITRKEKELEAKVKKPAEATRYQIEKLAEAQRAQLIMEAEAEAESIRIKGDAEAFAVEAKGRAEAEQMAKKAEAFQQYKEGAMVDMLLEQLPLMAEEISRPLAQAQKITMISSGGTEVGAAKLTGEVLDIMTRLPATVEKLTGINISQVTTHMG from the exons ATGTTCTACACGTGTGGTCCAAATGAGGCTATGGTGGTGTCAG GGTGCCTCCGTTCTCCTCCAGTAATGATTGCTGGAGGCAGAGTGTTTGTGCTTCCCTGTTTTCAGAAGATCCAGAG GATCTCCCTGAACATTCTGACGCTGAGCGTGAAGAGTGAGAAAGTCTACACCCGACGTGGGGTTCCCATCTCGGTCACTGGAATTGCCCAG ATGAAGATCCAGGGGCAGAACAAGGAGATGCTGGCCGCAGCCTGTCAGATGTTCATGGGGAAGTCGGAGGGCGAGATCGCCCAAATCGCCCTGGAGACGCTGGAGGGCCACCAGAGGGCCATCATCGCCCACCTGACTGTGGAG GAGATCTACAGGGACCGTAAGAAGTTCTCAGAGGAGGTGTTCAAGGTGGCCTCGTCCGACCTGTTCAACATGGGCATCAGCGTGGTCAGCTACACGCTCAAAGACGTTCACGACGACCAG GACTACCTCCACTCCCTGGGGAAGTCCAGGACCGCCCAGGTGCAGAAAGACGCCCGCATCGGAGAGGCCCAGTTCAAGCGGGATGCTGTGATCAGG gaagcCCATGCCAAGCAGGAGAAGATCTCAGCCCAGCACGTCAATGAGATCCAGATGGCCATGGCTCAGAGGGACTATGAGCTGAAGAAAGCATCCTACGACATCGAGGTCAACACCAAGAAGGCAGAATCTGAGATGGCCTACCAGCTACAG GTGGCCAAGACCAAGCAGCTCATCGAGGAGGAGAAGATGCAGGTCCAGGTGGTGGAGCGCTCTCAGCAGATCATGCTCCAGCAGCAGGAGATCACCCGCAAGGAGAAGGAGCTGGAGGCCAAGGTGAAGAAGCCTGCTGAGGCCACGAGATACCAAATCGAGAAGCTGGCCGAGGCCCAGCG TGCACAGCTCATTatggaggctgaggctgaggcagAGTCCATTAGG atTAAGGGTGATGCGGAGGCCTTTGCTGTGGAGGCGAAGGGGAGAGCCGAGGCGGAGCAGATGGCCAAGAAGGCCGAAGCCTTCCAGCAGTACAAGGAGGGAGCCATGGTGGACATGCTGCTGGAGCAACTACCACTA ATGGCGGAAGAGATCAGCAGGCCTCTGGCGCAGGCTCAGAAGATCACCATGATTTCCAGCGGGGGTACCGAGGTGGGCGCGGCCAAGCTCACAGGAGAGGTGCTAGACATCATGACCCGCCTTCCGGCGACGGTGGAGAAACTGACGGGAATCAACATCTCACAG GTGACAACTCATATGGGCTGA
- the LOC124013086 gene encoding flotillin-1-like isoform X1 encodes MVIILSCVSHPPPPPLCFPGCLRSPPVMIAGGRVFVLPCFQKIQRISLNILTLSVKSEKVYTRRGVPISVTGIAQMKIQGQNKEMLAAACQMFMGKSEGEIAQIALETLEGHQRAIIAHLTVEEIYRDRKKFSEEVFKVASSDLFNMGISVVSYTLKDVHDDQDYLHSLGKSRTAQVQKDARIGEAQFKRDAVIREAHAKQEKISAQHVNEIQMAMAQRDYELKKASYDIEVNTKKAESEMAYQLQVAKTKQLIEEEKMQVQVVERSQQIMLQQQEITRKEKELEAKVKKPAEATRYQIEKLAEAQRAQLIMEAEAEAESIRIKGDAEAFAVEAKGRAEAEQMAKKAEAFQQYKEGAMVDMLLEQLPLMAEEISRPLAQAQKITMISSGGTEVGAAKLTGEVLDIMTRLPATVEKLTGINISQVTTHMG; translated from the exons ATGGTAATAATACTCTCATGTgtatctcaccccccccccccccctctctgtttcccagGGTGCCTCCGTTCTCCTCCAGTAATGATTGCTGGAGGCAGAGTGTTTGTGCTTCCCTGTTTTCAGAAGATCCAGAG GATCTCCCTGAACATTCTGACGCTGAGCGTGAAGAGTGAGAAAGTCTACACCCGACGTGGGGTTCCCATCTCGGTCACTGGAATTGCCCAG ATGAAGATCCAGGGGCAGAACAAGGAGATGCTGGCCGCAGCCTGTCAGATGTTCATGGGGAAGTCGGAGGGCGAGATCGCCCAAATCGCCCTGGAGACGCTGGAGGGCCACCAGAGGGCCATCATCGCCCACCTGACTGTGGAG GAGATCTACAGGGACCGTAAGAAGTTCTCAGAGGAGGTGTTCAAGGTGGCCTCGTCCGACCTGTTCAACATGGGCATCAGCGTGGTCAGCTACACGCTCAAAGACGTTCACGACGACCAG GACTACCTCCACTCCCTGGGGAAGTCCAGGACCGCCCAGGTGCAGAAAGACGCCCGCATCGGAGAGGCCCAGTTCAAGCGGGATGCTGTGATCAGG gaagcCCATGCCAAGCAGGAGAAGATCTCAGCCCAGCACGTCAATGAGATCCAGATGGCCATGGCTCAGAGGGACTATGAGCTGAAGAAAGCATCCTACGACATCGAGGTCAACACCAAGAAGGCAGAATCTGAGATGGCCTACCAGCTACAG GTGGCCAAGACCAAGCAGCTCATCGAGGAGGAGAAGATGCAGGTCCAGGTGGTGGAGCGCTCTCAGCAGATCATGCTCCAGCAGCAGGAGATCACCCGCAAGGAGAAGGAGCTGGAGGCCAAGGTGAAGAAGCCTGCTGAGGCCACGAGATACCAAATCGAGAAGCTGGCCGAGGCCCAGCG TGCACAGCTCATTatggaggctgaggctgaggcagAGTCCATTAGG atTAAGGGTGATGCGGAGGCCTTTGCTGTGGAGGCGAAGGGGAGAGCCGAGGCGGAGCAGATGGCCAAGAAGGCCGAAGCCTTCCAGCAGTACAAGGAGGGAGCCATGGTGGACATGCTGCTGGAGCAACTACCACTA ATGGCGGAAGAGATCAGCAGGCCTCTGGCGCAGGCTCAGAAGATCACCATGATTTCCAGCGGGGGTACCGAGGTGGGCGCGGCCAAGCTCACAGGAGAGGTGCTAGACATCATGACCCGCCTTCCGGCGACGGTGGAGAAACTGACGGGAATCAACATCTCACAG GTGACAACTCATATGGGCTGA
- the LOC124012742 gene encoding zinc finger protein 384-like isoform X2, with the protein MEESHFNSSYFWSPVPTVQGQIENAMFLNKMKEQLGPDNKGSLSFPHSSHYPAAVLTMDTGGRVVPKQEGGGAGVQLNAVGGHLHQPHTSQNITVVPVQSTGIMTAGGLVITTPQGTLVSQPTSTQSFVPGPPANTMIVSALHPTNTDKKEDLVVPPVVMPTPGKRGRKKKSMMQRAGANLPPGSDALILAHLAAGGQHHTADHYDLSNDEDEHGNKDGTKSYRCRMCAVTFFSKSDMQIHAKSHTEAKPHKCPHCSKSFANSSYLSQHIRIHSGAKPYTCSFCQKTFRQLSHLQQHTRNHTEGKPHKCPHCSKSFANSSYLAQHIRIHSGAKPYTCSFCQKTFRQLSHLQQHHRIHTGDRPYKCIHPGCEKAFTQLSNLQSHRRQHNKDKPYKCHNCNRGYTDAASLEVHLSTHTVKHAKLYSCGLCNRAYTSETYLMKHMRKHNPDPLTVAAAVAAQQAQGHTPGGAGRGRGRGRGSGANIGGGGPGGAGQNPGQNQPQNPNNPQQGSYPQTEGVPCPFDLHQYKTVSVTDLSAHKDLCLTVSTSAIQVEHMNS; encoded by the exons ATGGAAGAATCCCATTTCAACTCATCATACTTTTGGTCTCCCGTTCCCACAGTACAAGGACAG ATTGAAAACGCCATGTTCCTGAACAAGATGAAGGAGCAGTTGGGTCCGGACAATAAGggttctctgtcgttccctcacTCCTCACACTATCCCGCCGCCGTGCTCACCATGGACACGGGAGGCCGGGTGGTGCCCAAACAGGAAGGTGGAGGCGCTGGTGTCCAATTGAACGCCGTAGGCGGTCACCTGCACCAGCCGCACACCTCACAGAATATCACGGTGGTGCCCGTCCAGTCCACTGGCATCATGACGGCAG gggGCCTAGTGATAACCACTCCCCAAGGCACCCTGGTCTCTCAACCCACCTCCACACAATCTTTTGTGCCCGGACCCCCTGCCAACACCATGATAGTGTCCGCACTACACCCCACAAACACAG ACAAGAAAGAGGATTTGGTCGTCCCTCCTGTTGTCATGCCAACGCCCGGGAAGCGGGGCAGGAAGAAGAAGTCGATGATGCAGAGGGCTGGCGCCAACCTCCCCCCAGGAAGTGATGCGTTGATTCTGGCTCACCTGGCTGCTGGGGGGCAG CACCACACTGCAGACCATTATGACTTATCAAATGATGAGGATGAGCATGGGAACAAAGACGGGACCAAATCATACAG GTGCCGGATGTGTGCGGTGACATTCTTCAGCAAGTCGGACATGCAGATCCACGCCAAGTCTCACACGGAGGCCAAGCCGCACAAGTGCCCCCACTGCTCCAAGTCGTTTGCCAACTCCAGCTACCTGTCCCAGCACATCCGCATCCACAGCGGGGCCAAGCCCTACACCTGCTCCTTCTGCCAGAAAACATTCAGGCAGCTCAGTCACTTACAGCAGCACACACG AAACCACACTGAGGGCAAACCGCACAAGTGTCCCCACTGCTCCAAATCGTTCGCCAACTCCAGCTACCTGGCCCAGCACATCCGCATCCACAGCGGGGCCAAGCCCTACACCTGCTCCTTCTGCCAGAAAACATTCAGGCAGCTCAGTCACTTACAGCAGCACCACAG GATTCACACTGGGGACCGACCTTACAAGTGCATCCATCCTGGCTGCGAGAAAGCATTCACTCAGCTGTCCAACTTGCAG TCTCACCGCCGGCAGCACAACAAAGACAAGCCGTACAAGTGCCACAACTGCAACCGCGGTTACACAGACGCGGCCAGTCTGGAGGTGCACCTGTCCACTCACACGGTCAAACACGCCAAGCTCTACTCCTGTGGCCTGTGCAACCGCGCCTACACCTCG gaGACCTACCTGATGAAACACATGCGGAAGCACAACCCGGACCCCCTCACAGTGGCGGCTGCCGTCGCCGCCCAGCAGGCCCAGGGTCACACTCCTGGAGGAGCGGGCAGGGGGAGGGGTCGTGGCAGAGGAAGCGGGGCAAACATAGGAGGCGGTGGTCCCGGAGGGGCAGGGCAGAACCCAGGGCAGAACCAGCCCCAGAACCCCAACAACCCTCAGCAAGGCAGCTACCCGCAGACGGAGGGCGTGCCGTGCCCCTTCGACCTGCACCAGTACAAGACGGTCAGCGTCACCGACCTGTCGGCCCATAAGGACCTCTGCCTGACTGTGTCCACCTCAGCCATTCAGGTGGAGCACATGAACTCATAG
- the LOC124012742 gene encoding zinc finger protein 384-like isoform X4: MEESHFNSSYFWSPVPTVQGQIENAMFLNKMKEQLGPDNKGSLSFPHSSHYPAAVLTMDTGGRVVPKQEGGGAGVQLNAVGGHLHQPHTSQNITVVPVQSTGIMTAGGLVITTPQGTLVSQPTSTQSFVPGPPANTMIVSALHPTNTESSQHSSLYFYSHNKKEDLVVPPVVMPTPGKRGRKKKSMMQRAGANLPPGSDALILAHLAAGGQHHTADHYDLSNDEDEHGNKDGTKSYRCRMCAVTFFSKSDMQIHAKSHTEAKPHKCPHCSKSFANSSYLSQHIRIHSGAKPYTCSFCQKTFRQLSHLQQHTRIHTGDRPYKCIHPGCEKAFTQLSNLQSHRRQHNKDKPYKCHNCNRGYTDAASLEVHLSTHTVKHAKLYSCGLCNRAYTSETYLMKHMRKHNPDPLTVAAAVAAQQAQGHTPGGAGRGRGRGRGSGANIGGGGPGGAGQNPGQNQPQNPNNPQQGSYPQTEGVPCPFDLHQYKTVSVTDLSAHKDLCLTVSTSAIQVEHMNS, translated from the exons ATGGAAGAATCCCATTTCAACTCATCATACTTTTGGTCTCCCGTTCCCACAGTACAAGGACAG ATTGAAAACGCCATGTTCCTGAACAAGATGAAGGAGCAGTTGGGTCCGGACAATAAGggttctctgtcgttccctcacTCCTCACACTATCCCGCCGCCGTGCTCACCATGGACACGGGAGGCCGGGTGGTGCCCAAACAGGAAGGTGGAGGCGCTGGTGTCCAATTGAACGCCGTAGGCGGTCACCTGCACCAGCCGCACACCTCACAGAATATCACGGTGGTGCCCGTCCAGTCCACTGGCATCATGACGGCAG gggGCCTAGTGATAACCACTCCCCAAGGCACCCTGGTCTCTCAACCCACCTCCACACAATCTTTTGTGCCCGGACCCCCTGCCAACACCATGATAGTGTCCGCACTACACCCCACAAACACAG AGAGCAGCCAgcactcctctctctacttctacaGCCACA ACAAGAAAGAGGATTTGGTCGTCCCTCCTGTTGTCATGCCAACGCCCGGGAAGCGGGGCAGGAAGAAGAAGTCGATGATGCAGAGGGCTGGCGCCAACCTCCCCCCAGGAAGTGATGCGTTGATTCTGGCTCACCTGGCTGCTGGGGGGCAG CACCACACTGCAGACCATTATGACTTATCAAATGATGAGGATGAGCATGGGAACAAAGACGGGACCAAATCATACAG GTGCCGGATGTGTGCGGTGACATTCTTCAGCAAGTCGGACATGCAGATCCACGCCAAGTCTCACACGGAGGCCAAGCCGCACAAGTGCCCCCACTGCTCCAAGTCGTTTGCCAACTCCAGCTACCTGTCCCAGCACATCCGCATCCACAGCGGGGCCAAGCCCTACACCTGCTCCTTCTGCCAGAAAACATTCAGGCAGCTCAGTCACTTACAGCAGCACACACG GATTCACACTGGGGACCGACCTTACAAGTGCATCCATCCTGGCTGCGAGAAAGCATTCACTCAGCTGTCCAACTTGCAG TCTCACCGCCGGCAGCACAACAAAGACAAGCCGTACAAGTGCCACAACTGCAACCGCGGTTACACAGACGCGGCCAGTCTGGAGGTGCACCTGTCCACTCACACGGTCAAACACGCCAAGCTCTACTCCTGTGGCCTGTGCAACCGCGCCTACACCTCG gaGACCTACCTGATGAAACACATGCGGAAGCACAACCCGGACCCCCTCACAGTGGCGGCTGCCGTCGCCGCCCAGCAGGCCCAGGGTCACACTCCTGGAGGAGCGGGCAGGGGGAGGGGTCGTGGCAGAGGAAGCGGGGCAAACATAGGAGGCGGTGGTCCCGGAGGGGCAGGGCAGAACCCAGGGCAGAACCAGCCCCAGAACCCCAACAACCCTCAGCAAGGCAGCTACCCGCAGACGGAGGGCGTGCCGTGCCCCTTCGACCTGCACCAGTACAAGACGGTCAGCGTCACCGACCTGTCGGCCCATAAGGACCTCTGCCTGACTGTGTCCACCTCAGCCATTCAGGTGGAGCACATGAACTCATAG
- the LOC124012742 gene encoding zinc finger protein 384-like isoform X1 produces MEESHFNSSYFWSPVPTVQGQIENAMFLNKMKEQLGPDNKGSLSFPHSSHYPAAVLTMDTGGRVVPKQEGGGAGVQLNAVGGHLHQPHTSQNITVVPVQSTGIMTAGGLVITTPQGTLVSQPTSTQSFVPGPPANTMIVSALHPTNTESSQHSSLYFYSHNKKEDLVVPPVVMPTPGKRGRKKKSMMQRAGANLPPGSDALILAHLAAGGQHHTADHYDLSNDEDEHGNKDGTKSYRCRMCAVTFFSKSDMQIHAKSHTEAKPHKCPHCSKSFANSSYLSQHIRIHSGAKPYTCSFCQKTFRQLSHLQQHTRNHTEGKPHKCPHCSKSFANSSYLAQHIRIHSGAKPYTCSFCQKTFRQLSHLQQHHRIHTGDRPYKCIHPGCEKAFTQLSNLQSHRRQHNKDKPYKCHNCNRGYTDAASLEVHLSTHTVKHAKLYSCGLCNRAYTSETYLMKHMRKHNPDPLTVAAAVAAQQAQGHTPGGAGRGRGRGRGSGANIGGGGPGGAGQNPGQNQPQNPNNPQQGSYPQTEGVPCPFDLHQYKTVSVTDLSAHKDLCLTVSTSAIQVEHMNS; encoded by the exons ATGGAAGAATCCCATTTCAACTCATCATACTTTTGGTCTCCCGTTCCCACAGTACAAGGACAG ATTGAAAACGCCATGTTCCTGAACAAGATGAAGGAGCAGTTGGGTCCGGACAATAAGggttctctgtcgttccctcacTCCTCACACTATCCCGCCGCCGTGCTCACCATGGACACGGGAGGCCGGGTGGTGCCCAAACAGGAAGGTGGAGGCGCTGGTGTCCAATTGAACGCCGTAGGCGGTCACCTGCACCAGCCGCACACCTCACAGAATATCACGGTGGTGCCCGTCCAGTCCACTGGCATCATGACGGCAG gggGCCTAGTGATAACCACTCCCCAAGGCACCCTGGTCTCTCAACCCACCTCCACACAATCTTTTGTGCCCGGACCCCCTGCCAACACCATGATAGTGTCCGCACTACACCCCACAAACACAG AGAGCAGCCAgcactcctctctctacttctacaGCCACA ACAAGAAAGAGGATTTGGTCGTCCCTCCTGTTGTCATGCCAACGCCCGGGAAGCGGGGCAGGAAGAAGAAGTCGATGATGCAGAGGGCTGGCGCCAACCTCCCCCCAGGAAGTGATGCGTTGATTCTGGCTCACCTGGCTGCTGGGGGGCAG CACCACACTGCAGACCATTATGACTTATCAAATGATGAGGATGAGCATGGGAACAAAGACGGGACCAAATCATACAG GTGCCGGATGTGTGCGGTGACATTCTTCAGCAAGTCGGACATGCAGATCCACGCCAAGTCTCACACGGAGGCCAAGCCGCACAAGTGCCCCCACTGCTCCAAGTCGTTTGCCAACTCCAGCTACCTGTCCCAGCACATCCGCATCCACAGCGGGGCCAAGCCCTACACCTGCTCCTTCTGCCAGAAAACATTCAGGCAGCTCAGTCACTTACAGCAGCACACACG AAACCACACTGAGGGCAAACCGCACAAGTGTCCCCACTGCTCCAAATCGTTCGCCAACTCCAGCTACCTGGCCCAGCACATCCGCATCCACAGCGGGGCCAAGCCCTACACCTGCTCCTTCTGCCAGAAAACATTCAGGCAGCTCAGTCACTTACAGCAGCACCACAG GATTCACACTGGGGACCGACCTTACAAGTGCATCCATCCTGGCTGCGAGAAAGCATTCACTCAGCTGTCCAACTTGCAG TCTCACCGCCGGCAGCACAACAAAGACAAGCCGTACAAGTGCCACAACTGCAACCGCGGTTACACAGACGCGGCCAGTCTGGAGGTGCACCTGTCCACTCACACGGTCAAACACGCCAAGCTCTACTCCTGTGGCCTGTGCAACCGCGCCTACACCTCG gaGACCTACCTGATGAAACACATGCGGAAGCACAACCCGGACCCCCTCACAGTGGCGGCTGCCGTCGCCGCCCAGCAGGCCCAGGGTCACACTCCTGGAGGAGCGGGCAGGGGGAGGGGTCGTGGCAGAGGAAGCGGGGCAAACATAGGAGGCGGTGGTCCCGGAGGGGCAGGGCAGAACCCAGGGCAGAACCAGCCCCAGAACCCCAACAACCCTCAGCAAGGCAGCTACCCGCAGACGGAGGGCGTGCCGTGCCCCTTCGACCTGCACCAGTACAAGACGGTCAGCGTCACCGACCTGTCGGCCCATAAGGACCTCTGCCTGACTGTGTCCACCTCAGCCATTCAGGTGGAGCACATGAACTCATAG
- the LOC124012742 gene encoding zinc finger protein 384-like isoform X3: MFLNKMKEQLGPDNKGSLSFPHSSHYPAAVLTMDTGGRVVPKQEGGGAGVQLNAVGGHLHQPHTSQNITVVPVQSTGIMTAGGLVITTPQGTLVSQPTSTQSFVPGPPANTMIVSALHPTNTESSQHSSLYFYSHNKKEDLVVPPVVMPTPGKRGRKKKSMMQRAGANLPPGSDALILAHLAAGGQHHTADHYDLSNDEDEHGNKDGTKSYRCRMCAVTFFSKSDMQIHAKSHTEAKPHKCPHCSKSFANSSYLSQHIRIHSGAKPYTCSFCQKTFRQLSHLQQHTRNHTEGKPHKCPHCSKSFANSSYLAQHIRIHSGAKPYTCSFCQKTFRQLSHLQQHHRIHTGDRPYKCIHPGCEKAFTQLSNLQSHRRQHNKDKPYKCHNCNRGYTDAASLEVHLSTHTVKHAKLYSCGLCNRAYTSETYLMKHMRKHNPDPLTVAAAVAAQQAQGHTPGGAGRGRGRGRGSGANIGGGGPGGAGQNPGQNQPQNPNNPQQGSYPQTEGVPCPFDLHQYKTVSVTDLSAHKDLCLTVSTSAIQVEHMNS, from the exons ATGTTCCTGAACAAGATGAAGGAGCAGTTGGGTCCGGACAATAAGggttctctgtcgttccctcacTCCTCACACTATCCCGCCGCCGTGCTCACCATGGACACGGGAGGCCGGGTGGTGCCCAAACAGGAAGGTGGAGGCGCTGGTGTCCAATTGAACGCCGTAGGCGGTCACCTGCACCAGCCGCACACCTCACAGAATATCACGGTGGTGCCCGTCCAGTCCACTGGCATCATGACGGCAG gggGCCTAGTGATAACCACTCCCCAAGGCACCCTGGTCTCTCAACCCACCTCCACACAATCTTTTGTGCCCGGACCCCCTGCCAACACCATGATAGTGTCCGCACTACACCCCACAAACACAG AGAGCAGCCAgcactcctctctctacttctacaGCCACA ACAAGAAAGAGGATTTGGTCGTCCCTCCTGTTGTCATGCCAACGCCCGGGAAGCGGGGCAGGAAGAAGAAGTCGATGATGCAGAGGGCTGGCGCCAACCTCCCCCCAGGAAGTGATGCGTTGATTCTGGCTCACCTGGCTGCTGGGGGGCAG CACCACACTGCAGACCATTATGACTTATCAAATGATGAGGATGAGCATGGGAACAAAGACGGGACCAAATCATACAG GTGCCGGATGTGTGCGGTGACATTCTTCAGCAAGTCGGACATGCAGATCCACGCCAAGTCTCACACGGAGGCCAAGCCGCACAAGTGCCCCCACTGCTCCAAGTCGTTTGCCAACTCCAGCTACCTGTCCCAGCACATCCGCATCCACAGCGGGGCCAAGCCCTACACCTGCTCCTTCTGCCAGAAAACATTCAGGCAGCTCAGTCACTTACAGCAGCACACACG AAACCACACTGAGGGCAAACCGCACAAGTGTCCCCACTGCTCCAAATCGTTCGCCAACTCCAGCTACCTGGCCCAGCACATCCGCATCCACAGCGGGGCCAAGCCCTACACCTGCTCCTTCTGCCAGAAAACATTCAGGCAGCTCAGTCACTTACAGCAGCACCACAG GATTCACACTGGGGACCGACCTTACAAGTGCATCCATCCTGGCTGCGAGAAAGCATTCACTCAGCTGTCCAACTTGCAG TCTCACCGCCGGCAGCACAACAAAGACAAGCCGTACAAGTGCCACAACTGCAACCGCGGTTACACAGACGCGGCCAGTCTGGAGGTGCACCTGTCCACTCACACGGTCAAACACGCCAAGCTCTACTCCTGTGGCCTGTGCAACCGCGCCTACACCTCG gaGACCTACCTGATGAAACACATGCGGAAGCACAACCCGGACCCCCTCACAGTGGCGGCTGCCGTCGCCGCCCAGCAGGCCCAGGGTCACACTCCTGGAGGAGCGGGCAGGGGGAGGGGTCGTGGCAGAGGAAGCGGGGCAAACATAGGAGGCGGTGGTCCCGGAGGGGCAGGGCAGAACCCAGGGCAGAACCAGCCCCAGAACCCCAACAACCCTCAGCAAGGCAGCTACCCGCAGACGGAGGGCGTGCCGTGCCCCTTCGACCTGCACCAGTACAAGACGGTCAGCGTCACCGACCTGTCGGCCCATAAGGACCTCTGCCTGACTGTGTCCACCTCAGCCATTCAGGTGGAGCACATGAACTCATAG